A single genomic interval of Mobula hypostoma chromosome 7, sMobHyp1.1, whole genome shotgun sequence harbors:
- the LOC134349567 gene encoding tigger transposable element-derived protein 4-like encodes MPRKDLTLAEKITVLDQIKSHPPNTTHRQLAVITGVPKSTIARLIQQQDKLREEWALCEGQQGTSQKRKREGKNPDVEKALNQWFSVVTGRGVRVSGPMLKNKSEELAKKLGHRDFKATDGWLSRWKCRHHIQFKKTHGEKSGSDALNAEAWKSTKLPDLLQNFCADDIYNADETGLFYRAVLSGTKKAIDHITVLCCSNMSGTDKKKLLVIGKSVKPRCFKGLRMDSLPIEYYANKNAWMTSDIFKNWLMSWDMELQRKSRKVLLLLDNCAAYPNVECLKNIQLEFLPASRTYLVQPMDMGIIKKLKTLYRRKLVNHILEAIEENLLTSSATAKEVCARVNLLQAIQFVTDSWREISSKTIQNCFALCGFKHSGFEMTEMAGSENETISVLQVGNYDEFEVIDNHLECYNENEDLEDAIVESIVSINQGGKYEDEESDQDDTSEPELVTTQDARKFIVGLQRYFMQEGNEGSPLSALSVCADFVHLQSIKRKRLHTLDEFLRR; translated from the coding sequence ATGCCAAGAAAGGATTTGACCCTGGCCGAAAAAATTACGGTACTGGACCAAATTAAAAGCCATCCGCCTAACACCACCCATCGTCAGCTGGCAGTGATAACTGGAGTGCCAAAATCTACAATTGCACGCTTGATACAACAGCAAGATAAACTGCGAGAAGAATGGGCATTATGTGAGGGACAGCAGGGAACATCCCAAAAACGAAAGCGTGAAGGTAAGAACCCAGATGTTGAAAAGGCCCTCAATCAATGGTTTTCCGTGGTAACCGGACGAGGTGTGAGAGTCAGTGGACCAATGTTAAAAAACAAATCAGAGGAGTTGGCTAAGAAGCTGGGCCACAGAGATTTTAAAGCAACAGATGGTTGGTTATCTCGATGGAAGTGTAGGCATCACATTCAATTCAAGAAAACACATGGAGAGAAAAGTGGTTCTGATGCTTTAAATGCAGAGGCATGGAAATCTACAAAACTGCCAGATTTGCTTCAAAATTTTTGTGCAGATGATATCTACAATGCTGACGAAACGGGCCTTTTTTATCGTGCCGTACTATCAGGTACAAAGAAAGCAATAGATCACATAACTGTCTTGTGTTGTTCAAATATGTCGGGGACTGATAAAAAGAAACTGTTGGTTATTGGAAAAAGTGTTAAGCCTCGGTGCTTTAAGGGGCTAAGAATGGATAGTTTACCAATCGAATACTATGCTAATAAGAATGCATGGATGACATCTGACATTTTTAAGAATTGGCTGATGAGTTGGGATATGGAGCTACAGCGGAAATCAAGAAAAGTTCTTCTCCTTCTTGACAATTGTGCAGCATACCCTAATGTAGAATGTTTGAAGAACATTCAGCTGGAATTTCTGCCTGCCAGTAGAACATACTTGGTACAGCCAATGGACATGGGGATCATAAAAAAATTAAAGACACTGTATCGCAGAAAATTGGTGAACCACATTCTGGAAGCAATTGAAGAAAATCTACTGACATCTTCTGCAACAGCCAAGGAAGTGTGTGCAAGGGTTAACCTTTTACAGGCAATAcagtttgtcactgatagttggcgagaaataagcagtaaaacaattcagaactgttttgctctttgcggtttcaagcattcaggctttgaGATgacagaaatggccgggagtgaaaatgaaacgatttcagtCCTTCAGGTTGGGAACTACGACGAGTTTGAAgttatcgacaatcatcttgaatgttacaatgaaaacgaagatttggaggatgcaatcgttgaaagcattgtatcaaTAAACCAAGGTGGGAAATATGAAGATGAGGAAAGTGATCAAGATGACACATCTGAACCTGAGCTAGTGACTACACAGGATGCCAGGAAATTCATTGTTGGATTACAACGCTAtttcatgcaggaaggcaatgaaggcagtccactatctgcactaagtgtctgtgctgattttgttcatttacagtcaatcaaaagaaaacGGCTGCATACACTGGACGAATTTCTCCGTCGatga